The following are from one region of the Aspergillus luchuensis IFO 4308 DNA, chromosome 4, nearly complete sequence genome:
- a CDS encoding ubiquitin-specific protease UBP1 (COG:O;~EggNog:ENOG410PJUB;~InterPro:IPR038765,IPR001394,IPR018200,IPR028889;~MEROPS:MER0000864;~PFAM:PF13423,PF00443;~TransMembrane:1 (i36-55o);~go_function: GO:0004843 - thiol-dependent ubiquitin-specific protease activity [Evidence IEA];~go_process: GO:0006511 - ubiquitin-dependent protein catabolic process [Evidence IEA];~go_process: GO:0016579 - protein deubiquitination [Evidence IEA]) codes for MNARREGINFLTPNPFNVQRSNYETILQQLQGNPSLVASILVTLITLYFTIGYWGPASLSVARIAWNILVHLTPSRLIAALDSQTRKSDTTDENPLSMTFEAKSEAMQRILGLDDTSSSSLFPRAPAFSSFGTSLLSSKNNVPPGLGNWDNSCYQNSIIQGLASLQSLEKFLDQNVEQLGEKALMSTHQALKDIIERLNSADSNGQRLWTPADLKSMSSWQQQDAQEYFSKIVDQLDLEVQQATRRHTRNLGLKMAGPQEHVIGSGSSQELQENSGAESRSTGNQVFRNPLEGLLAQRVGCIQCGWTEGLSLIPFNCLTVPLGPKFEYDLRECLHHYMHLEPIEGVECAKCTLLRVQSQLLNLLKQISDDEETPSATPESPKISDALRSSAQERLQAVEQALGEEDFAEKTLSQKCHIPGKNRVSTTKSRQAVIARPPQCLVIHINRSMFDETTGMLRKNYAAVKFPNALNLNPWCLGGVSKNGEPNFEAWETNPSVSMLSHAGRGATAGGHYQLRAVITHYGRHENGHYICYRKYPSDSFPAHVPDAIIEADGDKERDERWYRLSDEDVQMVSEASVMSQGGAFMLFYEAVDDYSPEAAEDVDSGLAEEEGSAPSSCTPSETMSTTSAATGDSTSDVSQATSVSTALNVEPRSEKSLLMSDVD; via the coding sequence ATGAATGCTCGCAGAGAGGGGATTAACTTCCTCACTCCGAATCCCTTCAACGTGCAGCGCAGCAACTATGAAACAAtactgcagcaactgcaggGCAATCCATCCTTAGTTGCCTCTATATTAGTGACGCTCATCACTCTGTATTTTACCATCGGCTATTGGGGTCCAGCTTCGTTGTCGGTGGCTCGGATAGCCTGGAATATACTTGTCCATTTGACACCTTCTCGACTGATTGCTGCCCTGGATTCCCAGACACGGAAATCCGATACGACTGACGAGAACCCTCTTTCGATGACCTTTGAGGCCAAGAGTGAAGCGATGCAACGGATACTTGGCCTTGACgatacctcctcctcctccctcttccctcgcGCCCCGGCTTTCTCGAGCTTCGGGACCTCTCTCTTAAGCAGCAAGAACAACGTACCGCCAGGGCTTGGAAACTGGGATAATTCGTGCTATCAGAATAGCATCATACAAGGACTGGCATCTCTCCAGTCGTTGGAGAAGTTTCTGGATCAGAATGTTGAGCAGCTAGGAGAGAAAGCCCTTATGTCCACGCATCAAGCTTTGAAGGATATCATAGAGCGACTCAATAGCGCAGACAGCAATGGCCAACGTCTGTGGACCCCGGCGGATCTCAAATCGATGAGCagctggcagcagcaggatgcACAAGAGTACTTCTCGAAGATTGTTGATCAGTTGGATCTGGAAGTCCAGCAGGCGACTCGGCGACACACGCGCAACTTGGGCCTGAAGATGGCAGGACCGCAGGAACATGTGATTGGGTCTGGTTCGTCACAGGAGCTACAAGAAAACAGTGGGGCGGAGTCACGGTCAACTGGAAACCAGGTCTTTCGGAATCCGTTGGAAGGTCTTCTTGCGCAAAGAGTGGGCTGCATCCAGTGTGGTTGGACCGAAGGGCTCTCGCTCATTCCCTTCAACTGCTTGACTGTACCGCTCGGTCCAAAGTTTGAGTACGACCTCCGAGAGTGTCTCCATCATTACATGCATTTGGAGCCCATTGAGGGAGTGGAATGCGCAAAGTGCACCTTGTTGCGGGTACAGTCTCAGCTATTGAACCTGCTGAAGCAAAtcagcgatgatgaggagactCCGAGTGCTACTCCGGAATCACCGAAAATATCAGATGCGCTTCGAAGCTCCGCACAGGAACGCTTACAGGCCGTTGAGCAAGCgttgggagaggaggacTTTGCAGAGAAGACGCTCTCTCAGAAATGCCATATCCCCGGAAAGAATCGAGTGTCGACGACCAAGTCAAGACAGGCCGTGATTGCCAGGCCCCCACAGTGCCTAGTAATCCACATCAACCGCAGCATGTTCGACGAAACTACAGGAATGCTCCGGAAGAATTACGCAGCCGTCAAGTTTCCCAATGCCCTCAACTTGAATCCATGGTGCTTGGGCGGAGTTTCCAAAAATGGGGAGCCAAATTTTGAAGCCTGGGAGACCAATCCCAGCGTATCCATGCTCTCGCATGCAGGAAGAGGCGCAACTGCAGGCGGTCACTATCAGTTGCGTGCTGTGATCACTCATTACGGCCGTCATGAGAATGGCCATTACATATGTTACAGAAAATATCCGAGCGACAGTTTTCCGGCCCACGTCCCGGACGCAATTATCGAGGCAGATGGAGACAAGGAGAGAGACGAGCGTTGGTACAGGCTAAGCGACGAAGATGTGCAGATGGTCAGCGAAGCGAGCGTCATGTCTCAGGGAGGCGCCTTCATGCTCTTCTACGAGGCAGTTGACGACTACTCCCCGGAGGCTGCAGAGGACGTGGACTCTGGCttggcggaagaggagggttcAGCACCTTCTAGCTGCACGCCATCAGAGACCATGTCTACAACATCTGCTGCCACAGGAGACTCCACATCCGATGTATCGCAAGCGACCAGCGTCTCAACGGCGTTGAATGTTGAACCTCGGTCTGAGAAGTCTCTGCTTATGTCCGACGTTGACTGA
- a CDS encoding EF-hand superfamily Ca2+-modulated protein (COG:D,Z;~EggNog:ENOG410PPIS;~InterPro:IPR011992), which translates to MPPKKRSAPSSGPAPKRARQSKLAKENDITASEENEIKEVFHLFSETVEEFADQKEGVIPRGDVRKALVALGLDPTDSEELHSIISAVDPTDTGYVLYEPFLAVAAAKLRSRSDDAMAAEVDAAYRLFTRGSGGLITFNHLKRIARELKEDDLGDELLKDMILEANGGAGVHAGVTLEQFHDVMTRAGVF; encoded by the exons ATG ccTCCCAAAAAGCGCAGCGCCCCAAGCAGCGGCCCCGCGCCCAAACGCGCACGCCAATCCAAACTCGCCAAAGAAAACGACATTACCGCGTCGGAGGAAAACGAGATCAAAGAAGTATTCCACCTCTTCTCCGAGACCGTCGAGGAATTCGCCGATCAAAAGGAAGGCGTGATCCCACGCGGTGATGTGCGCAAAGCTTTAGT AGCCCTCGGTCTCGACCCCACCGACAGCGAAGAACTCCACTCCATCATCTCGGCCGTCGACCCCACGGATACCGGGTACGTGCTGTACGAGCCGTTTCTGGCTGTCGCGGCGGCGAAGCTACGATCTAGGTCTGATGATGcgatggcggcggaggtggatgcCGCGTATCGGTTGTTTACGAGGGGGTCGGGGGGTTTGATTACGTTTAACCATTTGAAGAGGATTGCGCGCGagttgaaggaggatgatCTTGGGGATGAATTGTTGAAGGATATGATATTGGAGGCGAATGGTGGGGCTGGGGTGCATGCTGGGGTTACGTTGGAGCAGTTCCATGATGTTATGACTAGGGCTGGGGTGTTTTGA
- a CDS encoding bifunctional C97 family peptidase/thioredoxin family protein (COG:O;~EggNog:ENOG410PHTV;~InterPro:IPR011989,IPR017937,IPR008580,IPR013535, IPR036249,IPR042266,IPR013766;~MEROPS:MER0323972;~PFAM:PF00085,PF08324,PF05903) yields MDVELYVYDLSKGLARMYSLALTGTQIDAIYHTSLVLNGVEYYFGQGIQTAVPGSTHHGQPMEKLHLGKTELPMDVIEEYIQSLAEIYTPESYDLFLHNCNNFTQDLAMFALGKGIPEHIQNLPQTFLSTPFGQMMKPQIEMALRGVTQGTGAGTGAVGTQTSSTSAPTAPAQPAPVTQGSVRIASNLAQLEHHLAAAADSCAVIFFTSATCPPCKMVYPTYDELAEEAGAKATLIKVDISTAMDVSMKYSVRATPTFMTFLKGQKLDEWSGANPAQLRGNVRLLLEMAHPPHRHQQLRLPSLQRPISNYVTYKKVPPLDKLVQKLSPHHEDPRLLSMITYLKHRTSSSTPAADTPLPQDLPTFATYLQTTYGSLALDHLFALVDLTRLLFLDPRVSSYFAEEPDHKTLLTLLSPSAGLSKCPYNLRIVMLQLCCTLFSTPLYRDQLTTSSSSLLPTLLHLTTSSLLDSHTNLRVVAASLAYNLAALNHNARFAGHTDPLTEENQVELTASLVEAITQEEESQEALHGLLFALGLLVYEASSDSAVVDLCNAMGIAETVVAKKNVPSVAKEPLIKEVGEELLAKGL; encoded by the exons ATGGATGTCGAGCTGTATGTCTATGACCTATCCAAG GGTCTTGCGCGAATG TATTCGCTGGCCCTGACGGGAACGCAAATCGATGCCATTTACCACACGTCGCTGGTGCTGAACGGCGTCGAGTATTACTTTGGCCAGGGCATCCAAACGGCCGTCCCCGGCAGTACTCATCATGGACAGCCCATGGAGAAGTTGCATCTTGGCAAGACCGAGCTCCCCATGGATGTGATCGAAGAATACATCCAGTCGCTTGCGGAAATCTACACCCCTGAG TCCTACGATCTCTTCCTGCACAACTGCAACAACTTCACGCAGGATCTGGCCATGTTTGCTCTCGGCAAAGGCATCCCTGAGCATATTCAAAATCTGCCGCAGACCTTCCTGAGCACCCCTTTTGGGCAAATGATGAAGCCCCAGATCGAAATGGCCCTGCGCGGTGTAACCCAAGGCACTGGCGCTGGTACTGGCGCAGTCGGCACTCAAACGTCCTCCACCAGCGCACCAACCGCCCCTGCGCAACCTGCCCCCGTTACTCAAGGTTCTGTGCGCATCGCAAGCAACCTCGCCCAGCTCGAGCACCACCtagctgccgccgccgattCATGCgccgtcatcttcttcacctcggCCACCTGTCCGCCCTGCAAAATGGTCTACCCGACGTACGACGAACTCGCCGAGGAAGCAGGCGCCAAAGCCACCCTCATCAAAGTCGACATCAGTACTGCCATGGACGTCAGCATGAAATACAGCGTCCGAGCAACTCCAACCTTCATGACCTTCCTGAAGGGCCAGAAGCTCGATGAATGGTCCGGCGCCAACCCAGCCCAACTACGAGGCAACGTCCGTCTCCTTCTGGAAATggcccatcctccccatcgtCACCAGCAACTCCGTCTCCCTAGCCTCCAACGCCCCATCTCCAACTATGTCACCTACAAGAAAGTACCCCCGCTTGACAAGCTCGTCCAGAAACTCAGCCCTCACCACGAAGACCCCCGCCTCCTCTCCATGATCACCTACCTGAAACACCgcacctcctcttccaccccagcagcagacacCCCCTTACCCCAAGACCTCCCAACCTTCGCCACCTATCTACAAACCACCTACGGCTCTCTAGCCCTAGACCACCTATTCGCTCTTGTCGACCTCACCCGCCTACTCTTCCTCGACCCCCGCGTATCCAGCTACTTCGCCGAAGAGCCTGACCACAagaccctcctcaccctcttaTCCCCATCTGCTGGCCTCTCCAAATGCCCCTACAACCTCCGCATCGTCATGCTCCAACTCTGCTgcaccctcttctccaccccTCTCTACCGCGACCAACTcactacctcctcctcttctctcctcccaaccctcctccacctcaccacctcctccctcctcgactCCCACACTAACCTCCGCGTCGTCGCCGCCTCCCTCGCCTACAACCTCGCCGCGCTTAACCACAACGCCCGCTTCGCCGGCCACACCGACCCCCTGACCGAGGAAAACCAGGTCGAGCTGACCGCGTCGCTCGTGGAAGCCATcacccaggaagaagagagccagGAGGCCCTGCATGGGCTTCTCTTCGCTCTGGGACTGCTCGTCTACGAAGCTAGTTCGGACAGCGCGGTCGTGGATCTCTGCAATGCCATGGGGATTGCAGAGACGGTAGttgcgaagaagaatgttCCGAGTGTAGCGAAGGAGCCGTTGATCAAGGAGGTGGGAGAGGAGTTGTTGGCGAAGGGGTTATAG